A genomic region of Candidatus Schekmanbacteria bacterium contains the following coding sequences:
- a CDS encoding efflux RND transporter periplasmic adaptor subunit encodes MDVDKLKIDRSSEETYYKKKKKRRILSRTITVIIIISLLILLYSLGFFTPSVEVETTVVTSIFPYQAKILLNATGYVVAERKAAVASKGTGRLEYLAVEEGDRVKKGDIIARLENRDALATLNRAKANLVTARFRYKQAKAEYDDAKLDYERKKKLYESGTISKSLYDAAFARFDKAKASLNSAESDIAASEAAVSEAKVQYENTFIHAPFDGTILTKNADVGEIVAPFASSVNSKAAVVTMADMDSLIVEADVSENNINLVKVGQPCIITLDAYPDIKYRGKVHKIVPTAERAKATILTKVAFIDKDERVLPEMSTRVSFLKEEVSKEMIEKTLKVVPVGAVIERGGKKVVFSINDGRAKEIVVKVGKKLGDFLELLEGPEIGTKIILNPSERVKDNVKVEIRE; translated from the coding sequence ATGGATGTTGATAAACTGAAGATAGACCGGTCATCGGAAGAAACTTACTATAAGAAAAAGAAAAAAAGAAGGATTCTTTCAAGGACTATCACTGTTATCATAATAATATCGCTCTTAATTCTTCTTTACAGTTTAGGTTTTTTCACACCAAGCGTGGAAGTTGAAACAACGGTTGTTACATCCATATTTCCTTACCAAGCAAAAATACTTCTCAACGCCACAGGATATGTGGTAGCTGAAAGGAAGGCGGCAGTTGCTTCAAAAGGCACAGGGCGGCTTGAATATCTTGCAGTAGAGGAAGGCGATAGAGTAAAGAAAGGAGATATCATAGCGCGCCTTGAAAATAGGGATGCCTTGGCAACTCTCAATCGGGCTAAAGCAAATCTCGTTACAGCACGTTTTCGTTATAAGCAAGCAAAGGCAGAATATGATGATGCCAAGCTCGATTATGAAAGAAAAAAGAAGCTTTATGAAAGCGGTACTATATCAAAATCACTCTATGATGCCGCTTTTGCCCGTTTCGATAAGGCAAAAGCATCGCTTAATTCAGCTGAATCAGATATAGCGGCATCTGAAGCGGCAGTGTCGGAAGCAAAAGTACAGTATGAAAACACTTTTATTCATGCCCCCTTTGACGGTACTATACTTACTAAAAATGCTGATGTTGGTGAGATAGTTGCCCCTTTTGCTTCCTCTGTTAATTCCAAAGCCGCAGTCGTAACAATGGCTGATATGGACTCATTGATTGTAGAAGCAGATGTATCTGAAAACAATATAAATCTCGTAAAAGTGGGACAACCGTGCATAATAACCTTAGATGCCTATCCTGATATAAAATATCGAGGTAAAGTGCATAAAATCGTCCCTACTGCAGAAAGGGCTAAAGCAACAATTCTTACAAAAGTGGCATTCATCGACAAAGATGAAAGAGTCTTGCCGGAAATGAGCACCCGAGTCTCCTTTTTGAAGGAAGAAGTCAGTAAGGAAATGATAGAAAAAACCTTGAAGGTGGTGCCTGTTGGTGCCGTCATTGAAAGAGGAGGTAAAAAGGTTGTCTTCTCGATAAATGACGGACGAGCAAAGGAGATTGTTGTCAAAGTAGGGAAGAAACTTGGAGACTTTTTAGAACTGTTGGAAGGTCCCGAAATAGGGACGAAAATAATTCTCAACCCCTCAGAAAGAGTCAAAGATAATGTGAAGGTCGAAATAAGGGAATAA